One Salvelinus sp. IW2-2015 linkage group LG35, ASM291031v2, whole genome shotgun sequence DNA segment encodes these proteins:
- the LOC111958948 gene encoding zinc finger protein 90-like, whose translation METLCGKGGTLDGDMLMVIVKQEEDHMEQMSNGPLSSDTLIKQEQEEGLEQGTTAPCDQLPEETDTLEEAEEEKNRKGKTEERCWSAVETEDVSGSDSSWCCRLCQRCFSSSWQLTGHCCTGIAGEDGVAHGHKVKLEFRCPVCGDRFLRPTAFIMHKRSHMGQSQYVCGVCGRTIKSLRKLASHKRSHSRRRGTVAERQQCHDCSQSFCNLTALRSHRERQHGEERNWKDEEDRAVREEEEGSTAVISNDSTRVSAQPPQSPQCHQCFMTFQDAETEERHLRFKHPVEYERHLRGRTVFACCVCDXTFPSSXLLSAHQRTHSKWSLPPTGPEDSVQESTDGGEAEGMDSEKNRAGPTSCEHCHIIFNDPRXWERHMTAKHPPSLSTPTSPGNAYLTSRPARGQLRPYRCSSCGERFIQESTLTKHCTEAHAS comes from the exons ATGGAGACATTATGTGGTAAAGGAGGGACATTGGATGGTGACATGCTGATGGTCATCGTTAAACAAGAGGAAGACCATATGGAGCAGATGTCCAATGGTCCACTGTCATCTGACACGCTCATCAAACAGGAGCaagaagagggcctagaacaagGCACTACAG CTCCATGCGACCAACTCCCTGAGGAAACAGACACCCTGGaagaagcagaggaggagaaaaatAGGAAGGGAAAGACCGAAGAGAGGTGCTGGTCTGCTGTTGAGACTGAGGATGTCTCTGGGTCAGACTCCAGTTGGTGCTGCAGACTGTGTCAGCGCTGCTTCAGTTCCTCCTGGCAGCTAACGGGACACTGTTGTACTGGCATCGCGGGGGAGGACGGGGTCGCCCACGGCCACAAGGTCAAACTGGAGTTCCGGTGCCCAGTGTGTGGCGACCGCTTCCTCCGCCCCACAGCCTTCATCATGCACAAGCGCAGCCACATGGGCCAGTCCCAGTACGTCTGTGGGGTCTGTGGACGGACAATCAAGAGCCTGCGCAAGCTGGCCTCCCACAAGCGCTCACACTCCCGCCGCCGCGGGACTGTGGCTGAACGACAGCAGTGCCATGACTGCAGCCAGAGCTTCTGCAACTTGACAGCACTCAGAAGCCACCGGGAGAGACAgcacggagaggagaggaattgGAAAGATGAGGAGGACAGggcagtgagagaggaagaggagggaagcaCTGCAGTAATCTCTAATGATTCAACCAGAGTTTCAG CCCAGCCTCCCCAGTCTCCTCAGTGCCACCAGTGTTTCATGACCTTTCAGGatgcagagacagaagagaggcatTTACGCTTCAAGCACCCAGTAGAGTATGAGAGACATCTCAGAGGTCGCACAGTGTTTGCCTGCTGTGTRTGCGACRGTACYTTCCCCTCCTCCRGRCTGCTKTCAGCTCACCAACGCACCCACAGCAAGTGGAGTCTGCCCCCCACTGGACCAGAAGACTCTGTCCAAGAAAGCACAGACGGAGGAGAGGCTGAGG GTATGGACAGTGAAAAAAACAGAGCTGGTCCAACGAGCTGTGAGCACTGTCATATCATCTTCAATGACCCTCGAASCTGGGAACGTCACATGACGGCCAAGCACCCCCCATCCCTGTCGACACCTACTTCACCAGGGAATGCCTACCTGACTTCCAGACCTGCCAGGGGTCAACTACGACCCTATCGCTGCTCCTCCTGTGGAGAGAGATTCATACAGGAAAGCACCCTGACCAAACACTGCACCGAGGCACACGCCAGCTGA
- the LOC111958962 gene encoding trypsin-3, giving the protein MKVIILLALFTVAFAAPIEDEDDKIVGGYECRKNSASYQASLQSGYHFCGGSLISSTWVVSAAHCYKSRIQVRLGEHNIAVNEGTEQFIDSVKVIMHPSYNSRNLDNDIMLIKLSKPASLNSYVSTVALPSSCASSGTRCLVSGWGNLSGSSSNYPDTLRCLDLPILSSSSCNSAYPGQITSNMFCAGFMEGGKDSCQGDSGGPVVCNGQLQGVVSWGYGCAQRNKPGVYTKVCNYKSWISSTMSSN; this is encoded by the exons ATGAAGGTCATTATTCTTCTCGCTCTGTTCACTGTGGCAT TCGCTGCCCCCATTGAGGATGAGGATGACAAGATTGTCGGAGGTTATGAGTGCAGAAAGAACTCTGCATCCTACCAGGCATCACTGCAGTCTGGCTACCACTTCTGTGGTGGCTCCCTGATCTCCAGCACATGGGTGGTGTCTGCTGCTCACTGCTACAAGTC cCGCATCCAGGTGCGTCTGGGTGAGCACAACATTGCCGTCAACGAGGGCACTGAGCAGTTCATCGACTCAGTGAAGGTCATCATGCACCCCAGTTACAACAGCCGCAACCTGGACAACGACATCATGCTGATCAAGCTGAGCAAGCCRGCCTCCCTGAACAGCTATGTGAGCACTGTGGCTCTGCCCTCCAGCTGTGCCAGCTCTGGCACRCGCTGTCTYGTCTCTGGCTGGGGCAACCTATCCGGCAGCAGCA GCAACTACCCCGACACTCTGAGGTGCTTGGATCTCCCCATCCTGAGTAGCAGCAGCTGCAACAGTGCCTATCCTGGACAGATCACCTCCAACATGTTCTGTGCTGGCTTCATGGAGGGAGGCAAGGACTCTTGCCAG GGAGACTCCGGTGGCCCCGTGGTGTGCAATGGTCAGCTGCAGGGTGTTGTGTCCTGGGGTTACGGCTGTGCCCAGAGGAACAAGCCTGGTGTCTACACCAAGGTCTGCAACTACAAATCCTGGATTAGCAGCACCATGTCCTCCAACTAA